The sequence CAGCATGGTTCGCAGCATACGATTTGGCTTTTTTCTTTTCAATTCGCACCTCCAGAGAGGGGGTATAGCTCAGTTGGTAGAGCGCCAGCTTTGCAAGCTGGATGTCCAGGGTTCGAGTCCCTGTGCCTCCACCAACTTCAATTGGGCATGAGTCCAATACTTTGGGCCTGTAGCTCAGTTGGTTAGAGCACGCGCTTGATAAGCGCGGGGTCGCTGGTTCGAGTCCAGCCAGGCCCACCACCTCTTGCCTAGCAAAGGAACTGGGAGAAGCGAGTTTAGCATTGTAGAAGAGAGTCCGCTCTTTGACATCCGCATGGAGAAATAAGTTTTTCCTGACTGCATATTGATTGCTCATATGAGCGCTCTTTACGTGGTCTTGGAATACTCTAAATTCCCAATTAATGTTTATGGCAATTTTGTTGAACACTCAGAAATGAGTGAAGACTCAACGATGGCTGATTTCGAAAGGAATCAAGCTACGAAGGGCACACAGTGGATGCCTTGGTGCTAACAGGCGATGAAGGACGTGATAAGCTGCGATAAGCTTCGGGGAGCGGCAAATACGCTTTGATCCGGAGATTTCCGAATGGGGTAACCTGGTGGTGTTAATACGCCATCGTTTCTTTCTGAATCAAATAGGGAAGAAGACGCGATACCCGGTGAAGTGAAACATCTCAGTAACCGGAGGAAAAGAAAGAGAATCGATTCCGTCAGTAGTGGCGAGCGAAAGCGGAAGAGCCCAAACCGGGGACTTGTCCCCGGGGTTGTAGGACCCCGACGTGGGAGTGGTGACGATAGGAGAAGTGCATGGAAAGGCACGACACAGAGGGTGACATCCCCGTATCCGAAATCCGATCTGCCCCTAGGGTGTTCCTGAGTAACACAGCACACGTGGAACGTTGTGTGAATCTGCGCAGACCACTGCGTAAGGCTAAATACTAGTTAGCGACCGATAGTGAACCAGTACCGTGAGGGAAAGGTGAAAAGAACCGCTGTGAGCGGAGTGAAATAGAACCTGAAACCGTGTGCCTACAAGGTGTCAGAGCCCATTCGTGGGTGATGGCGTGCCTTTTGCTTAATGAGTCTGCGAGTTAGTATCTGTGGCGAGCTTAAGTTCTTCTGGAACGGAGGCGAAGCGAAAGCGAGTCCCAATAGGGCGAATTAGTTGCAGGTGCTGGACCCGAAGCGGAGGTGATCTACCCTTGGCCAGGTTGAAGCGTAGGTGATACTACGTGAAGGACCGAACCGGTGAATGTTGAAAAATTCTCGGATGAGCTGAGGGTAGGAGTGAAAGGCTAATCAAACCCCGTGATAGCTGGTTCTCCTCGAAATGCATTGAGGTGCAGCGTTATGTGCTGATGAGTGGGGGTAGAGCACTGAAAGGGCTAGGGGGCATACCCGTCTACCAAACCCTATCAAACTCCGAATACCACTCAATGGAGCATAGCAGTGAGACGGTGGGGGATAAGCTTCATCGTCAAAAGGGAAACAACCCTGATCAGCAGCTAAGGTGCCTAAATTACGCTAAGTGGAAAGGATGTGGAATTTCACAGACAGTGAGGATGTTGGCTTAGAAGCAGCCACCATTTAAAAAGTGCGTAATAGCTTACTCATCGAGAGATTCTGCGCCGAAAATGATCGGCGATAAGCGTAATACCGAAGCTCTGGGTGTCATTCTTTTGAATGGCGCGGTAGAGGAGCATTCTCAGTGCCTTGAAGCAGGAGGGCGACCGACTGTGGAGTGCTGAGAAGAGAGGATGCAGACATAAGTAACGATAAGACCGGTGAAATCCCGGTCCGCCGTAAACCCAAGGTTTCCAGGGCTACGTTTTTCGTCCCTGGGTTAGTCGGGACCTAAGGTGAGGCCGATGGGCGTAACCGATGGACAGCAGGTTAATATTCCTGCACTTGCGAACCTTAAGCTAGGATGACGCATGGATGGAGGTAACTAAGTAATTGAATTCCGAGGTGAGGCTACGGCCGATCCGCATTACCGAAGTCTGTGCCTAGAAAAGCCCTAGTGCATGCTAAGCAACCCGTACCGCAAACCGACACAGGTGGGTGGGTAGAGTATACCAAGGCGTAAGAGTGAACCCTGGTTAAGGAACTCGGCAAATTGGCCCCGTAACTTCGGGATAAGGGGTGCCTGATTTCCAGGCCGCAGTGAAATGGCCCAACCGACTGTTTAGCAAAAACACAGCATTGTGCCAAGACGTAAGTCTACGTATACGATGTGACACGTGACCAATGCGGAAAGATTAAGGTAAGAGGTTAGCCGCAAGGCGAAGCTTTGAGCCCAAGTCCCCGTGAATGTCGGCCGTAACTATAACGGTCCTAAGGTAGCGAAATTCCTTGTCGGGTAAGTTCCGACCTGCACGAATCGTGTAACGAGTTGGGCGCTGTCTCAACCAGGTGCTCAGTGAAATTGTAATGGCGGTGAAGATGCCGCCTACCCGCAGAAGGACGGAAAGACCCTATAGACCTTAACTGTAAGCTGTCATTGGTTTTTCGATTTTCATGCTCAGCATAAGTGGGAGGCTTTGATGTGGTCCTTTAGGGGATCGCGGAGCCGCCAGTGAGATACCACCCTTGGGTGTTGGAAGATCTAACCTCGACCCGTGAATCCGGGCGGGGAACAGTGTCAGCCGGTCAGTTTTACTGGGGCGGTATCCTCCTAAAGAGTAACGGAGGAGCGCGAAGGTGGGTTCAGCACGGTCGGTAACCGTGTGTCGAGTGCATAGGCATAAACCCGCCTAACTGTGAGGCCAACAAGCCGAGCAGATACGAAAGTAGGCCTAAGTGATCCGGCGGTAGAATGTGGAATTGCCGTCGCTCAACGGATAAAAGGTACCTTAGGGATAACAGGCTGATTTCGCCCAAGAGTTCATATCGACGGCGAAGTTTGGCACCTCGATGTCGGCTCGTCGCATCCTGGGGCTGGAGAAGGTCCCAAGGGTCCGGCTGTTCGCCGGTTAAAGCGGCACGCGAGCTGGGTTCAGAACGTCGCGAGACAGTTCGGTCCTCTATCCTCTGTGGGCGCAGGAAAATTGAGGGGTTCAATTCCTAGTACGAGAGGACCGGAATTGACGCACCTCTGGTGCACCAGTTGTTCTGTCAAGAGCATGGCTGGGTAGCTAAGTGCGGAAGAGATAAGCGCTGAAAGCATCTAAGCGCCAAGCTCCTCCCAAGATGAATTTTCCCTGAAGGATCGTGGAAGACTACCACGTTGATAGGCTGGAAGTGCAAGTGTAGTAATATATTCAGCTTACCAGTACTAATCATCCGTTCGGCTTGATTCCATCGGAATCGTTGCCGTTGTTGAAAGGGATTTGGATCCCGAGGCCATTGTGAGAGGCTCGAGTGGATCGGTTAAGTTAGGAAAATGAAGTTCTCCGTGTGGATGTCAGGGAGCGGACCGTGTTGAAGGTCCGCTGTTCTGAAGAAGATACTGAAATGACGAAGCTGAAGCTGTTCGTCCTCAGAGTCCCAGTTTTGATCATCGCCAATGAGCGATGAACCAAGATTGCCCTCTGGTGACCACAGCGCGGTGGAACCACCCGGTCCCATTCCGAACCCGGAAGTGAAACGCTGCAGCGCCGATGGTAGTTGGACGATAGGTCCTGTGAGAGTAGGTCGTCGCCAGGTATTTGCCCGTCCTTGTCGAAAGATGAGGACGGGCTCTTTTTTTGTTTGGGGGTGGGGTGTGTGGATGGGTGTGGGTGTGAGGTGGTTAGCGGCCCGTGGGGTGTGGCGGAGTGTTTTGGGGGATAGGACCTATGGGGCGTATAGGTCTTATAGGACCTATGGGACCTATGGGACCTATGGGAGAGACGTGTGGTGCGTGCGCAGGTGAGCGGACTGGCGGTGGTGGGATTCAGGCGGGTGTCCCCACTCACAAGCAGGAATGCTTGTGCTACTTGGGGTAGAGGCCAGACTTCGGGCGTGAATGTTCTTGTGACCGCGGGGCCGACGCGTGAGCCGATCGATCCGGTCCGCTACCTCAGCAACCGTTCTTCCGGAAAGATGGGCTATGCCCTGGCGCATGCGTTTGCCCATGAGGGCCATCGGGTATTGCTAATCTCCGGGCCGACTTCGCAGCCGCTGCCGGACCATGTCGATTATCTGCCGGTGACGACGGCGGCGGAGATGCACCAGGCGGTGTCGCGGCACATCGGGCGGATGGATATCGCGATTTTCGCGGCGGCGGTGGCGGATTACACGCCGGTCCACGCGGAGCCGCAGAAGATCAAGAAAACGGGCGACCGCCTGACCTTGGAACTGGTGCGGACGCCGGATATTCTCGGTTCCGCGCGGGGAGCATTCGGCTTCACGGGAACCTTGGTTGGGTTCGCGGCGGAAACGGAGGCCCTTGAAGAGAATGCCCGCAAGAAGCTAGCGTCGAAGGGCTGCGACCTCGTGATCGCGAACGACGTTTCGAAGCCGGGAATCGGGTTCGATTCCGATCGCAACGAGGTGCTGTTGGTCTATCCGGACCAGAGTGTGGCACTTCCGGCGGAGGACAAAGTCCACCTTGCCAATCACCTCGCCGAAGCCATCCTTGAACTCGCCGCCGGCAAGGCGGACCGCTGATTTCCCTCCTTTCTCCATGACCGATCTCGAACTCGCCGTCCACGCCGCTCTCGAAGCGGGCAAACTTCTCCGCTCCCACTTCGGCCAGGATGCCGTGGTCGATGAAGCCACCCACCACGACATCAAGCTGGCGCTCGACAAGCAGTCCCAGGAGCTCATCACCGAAATCCTGCTCGGCTCGCGTCCGGATGACGCGCTCTATGGTGAGGAAGGCCTGGCCGGAAACCAGGAGTCGTCCCGCCAGTGGATCGTCGATCCGATCGATGGCACGGTGAACTATTACTACGGCATCCCGCACTTCTGCGTGTCGATCGCGCTGCGGGTGAATGGCGAGATCACCGTCGGCGTGATCCACGATCCGATGGTCGGGGAAACCTGGACCGCGGTGAAGGGCGGGCCTCCGATGCTCAATGGCAGGGTGATCAGCTCCAGCCCGCGCACCGATCTGGAGGAGGCGATCCTCTTCGTCGGTTGTGGCAAGGACGGCGACGCGCTGACCATCGGTCTCGAGCGTTTCAAGAAGGCATCGCTGCGTGCACGCAAGATGCGCATGATGGGATCGGCCGCGCTGGGCATGGCCTACATCGCGTGCGGCCGCCTCGATGGCTACATCGAATCCCGGATCTCGCTGTGGGACATCGCGGCGGGCAAGCTGATCGTGGAAGCGGCCGGCGGCTCGGTGGATCTCAACCCGGTGCCGGGCAAGCCGGATGTGTGGTCGATCGTGGCCACCAACGGCAAGATCCCGATCGCGGAAATCCTCTAAGTTCCTCCATTCCGAACTCTCGCATCCCATGGTTGGCATCGGTTACGACGTGCATCGCTTCAAGGAAGGCCGCCCGCTGGTATTGGGTGGCGTGACCATTCCGCACACCCATGGCCTGGACGGCCATTCGGATGCGGACGTGCTGAGCCACGCCTTGGCGGATGCGGTATTGGGGGCGCTGGGGCAGCCGGACATCGGTTTCTTTTTCCCGCCGGGCGATCCGGCCTGCGCGGGAATCTCCTCGCTGAAGATCTTGGAGAAATGTCGGGAGCTGGCAGCGGAGGCGGGCGTTTCGATCATTAATGTCGATGCGACTTTGGTGGCGGAGGCGCCGAAGGTGCTGCCCCATCGCGAGGCGATGCGGGAAAACATCGCGGCGGCGTTGGGCATTCCAGCCCAGCGGGTGGGAATCAAGGCAACCACGAACGAAACGATGGGGTTCGTCGGGCGACGGGAGGGCATCGCGGCGATGGCGGTGGCCCAGGTGGCTTGACCGATTGTTCCACGGACGTTAACCTCCGCGCGTGTTCACAACGGCGAGAGCCAAGCAGCGGCCTTATTTCGAGGCCTGGCTCAGGCGCACCCGGCGGCAATTGGCCCCGAGTGGTCGCCTTACCGAAGCCGCGCTCATTCTGGCGCGGGAGGAAGGTGGTACGCACGATTCGTGGCGCCAGCGACTTCGGCAATTGCTTGATGGTGTGGAAGTTCCCACCCTTGAGCTGCTGACCCGGATCGACGCGTTGCTGGCGGCCGCGAAGCCGCGGGTGGCGGTGGCGGACAAGCAGGTCATGCTGCTTTGAGCAGTCTCCGGACGGCATCAATCCGCTATACCCTCATTGGCGGAAATGTATGGAGGGTGCGAATGGCACGTACGATGCTAGGATGATCAATGGCCTAGTTGCATTGTGCAACTCGTTGCCTTATCTTTTCAAAATTCACGGGTTGACGGAAAGCTAAGCTACTGTTGCTTCTAGCGCCTCCGTCGGCCCAATGGCGGAAACGTTTCAAAAAACCTTTCATGCATCGTCTTCCGTCACGTTCCAGTGTGTTGAGATTCCGGCTGGCATCGCTGCTGGTGTTCCTGGCGGCCGGGCTGTTGTTGGCCGCGGTGGGGGAGATTCTCTCCGGCATGTTCCGTGACGAGCGGTCCGAAGTGTTCATGGGCTTGTATCTTCTGGGCGGGGCCTTCGCGGTGTTCATCGTCCACTGCGTGGTGGCGAGCAAGGCGCGCTGCCCGTTGTGCACGGTTCCGCCGCTGTCGAAGCGGGGCTGCCAGAAGAGCCGGAAGGCGAAGCGTTTCTGTGGCAGCTACCGGCTGCGGGTGGCGGGTGGTGTCCTGTTCAAAGGGGCCTTCCAGTGCCCGTATTGCGGGGAGCCGACGAAGTTGATGGTGCGGGAGAAGATGTTGGGCGGGATTGACAGTCACTTGAGCGGCACCGAAGGTTCAGGCCTTCGCTGATGAAAAACGCCCGAAAGCTCGCAATCGGCGCGGCAGGCTTGCTCCTGGCCGCCTCTTCCCTTTCCCTCGCGGAACCCACCATGCCAGAAACTCCTGCTGACGTTAAAGCCGCTCCCGCCGAAGCCGAAAAGACCGCGTCCGGTCTGGCCTCGAAAGTTCTGACCAAAGGCACCGGCACCGAGCACCCATCTGCCTCGGACACCGTGACCGTCCACTACTCCGGCTGGACCACGGATGGCAAACTGTTCGACAGCTCCGTGAAGCGCGGCGAGCCGACCAGTTTCCCGCTCAATGGCGTGATCAAGGGCTGGACCGAAGGCGTGCAGCTGATGGTGGCCGGCGAGAAGCGCCGCTTCTGGATCCCGGCGGACCTGGCCTACGGTGAAAACCCCGGTGGTGGCCGCCCGGGCGGCACGCTGGTGTTCGACATCGAACTGATTTCCATCAAGCAGGCGCCGAAGGCTCCGAAGGACGTCGCCGCCGCTCCGGCCGATGCCGAGAAGACCGCGTCGGGCATCGCCACCAAGGTGACTGCCAAGGGCACTGGCAAGGATCACCCGAAGGACATCGACACCGTGAAGGTGCACCTGAACCTCTGGGGCGCCGATGGCCAGCTCGTTAACAGCACCTCCGAGCAGGGCGAACCGGCGGACATCCCGCTCGACGCGCTCCGCATCGGTGGCATGGCCGAGGGTCTCAAGCTGATGGTGGTGGGCGAAAAGCGCACCATCTGGATCCCGATCAAGGTGGCCTTCGGTGACACCCCGCCTCCGGGTGTTCCGGCAGGTGGCCTGGTGGTCGAAGCCGAACTGGTCGGCATCACCCCGGGTGTTGAACCGCCGGCGGCTCCCGCTGACGTGAAAGCCGCTCCGGCCGATGCCGAGAAGACCGCTTCCGGTCTTGCCTCCAAGGTGATCACCAAGGGCACCGGCACCGACCATCCGAAGGCCTCGGACACCGTGACCGTCCACTACTCCGGCTGGACCACGGACGGCAAACTTTTCGACAGCTCCGTGAAGCGCGGCACTCCCGCCAGCTTCCCGCTCACCGGCGTGATCAAAGGCTGGACCGAGGGCGTGCAGCTCATGGTTCCCGGCGAGAAGCGCCGCTTCTGGATCCCGGCGGATCTTGCCTACGGTGAAAACCCGGGCGGTGGTCGTCCGGGCGGTCTGCTCGTGTTCGACATCGAGCTGATCAAGATCGGTCAGTAATCGTCCCGTGACCGGACCGTCTTTCCGTCTCCTGGCTGCGGTCGCGGTGGCGTCCTTGGTGTCGTGTGGTCACAAGCACCGCCCGGCACCGAAACCGGTCGCCAAACCGGCTGCCGTGGTCAAGCCCGCCGCGCCCGCGCGCGGCCGGGTGGCGGTCATCGACATGAGTACCTTGTTCACGCTCCAGCAGGGCGGCAAGGTGCTCGTTTTCGATGTCCGGCCATCGTTCGTGAATGCCTTCGGGCACCTGCCCGGGGCCATCAACTGGCCGCGTTACTCGTTCGACGAGGCCTACGCCCGGCACGAGCCGGAGATCAAGGCCGCCCTCGCCGCGGACAAGATGGTCGTGCTCTACTGCACGGATGCCGCTTGTCCGGATTCCCGGGCAGTGGCCGAACGTCTCGCCGACAAGGGCTTCACCGTCTCCGTGCTGGAGGGCGGTTACAATGCCTGGAAAGACGCCGGTATGCCGGTCGAGTGACCGGCTCTTTTTCCCATCCCAACCTCCTCATCCCATTCGTATGTCCACCCCTTCCTTTTCCAACGTCACCGTCGATGCCAAGGCCAACGTTTACTTCGATGGCAAGGTCGTGTCCCACACCGTCCGTTTCGATGACGGCACCAAGAAGACCGTCGGCCTGATCTACGCGGGCGAATACCACTTCGGCACCGGTGCTCCGGAGCGCATGGAGATCATCGCCGGCGAGTGCTCCGTGGTGCTGGACGGCACCTCCGAGACGCTGAAAGTGGCGGCCGGTTCCCATTTCGACGTCGCCGGGAACAGCGGCTTCACCATCACCGTGGCCGAAGGCATCTGCGAATACGTCTGCTCGTTCCTCGAAGCGTGACAATCGGGCCGCCGGGTGATTCCGGCGGCAATTTCGCTGGCGCGGTCCCCGGATTTCCGGATGATCCGCGCCGTCCGATGTCGCGACTTCGATCCATGACCGCCGTTTGGGCCCTGTTGCCATGCGTGGCGCTGGCCTTCAGCTCCTGCATCCGTATTCCCGTCTCCACGGGCACGAAGAGGGTGGAGGTGGCGGCGGTTTCGGCCGCGACTCCGAAGAAGGTGGCCGCTCCGGCCCCGCAGCGCGACCCGGACGTTCTGGTCTGGATGATCGCGGACAATCTCCACACGGGGATGGTCTTTGAATACGACTGGTTGCTCGAAAACGGCTTCCGTCCACCGGTGGGATTCCCGAAGGCGAAGTATGTCACCATGAGCTGGGGCAACCGCGAGGCCTATCTCAAGAAGGCCTGGCTGACGCCTTGGCAGGCGGTGCGGGCGCTGTGCTGGCCTTCGCCCTCGGTGATGGAGATCATTCCCTTCAACTACAACGTGGTCGATGTCTGCCACTACCAGCACGTGTGGAAGAAGTTGGTGCCGCGGGACCGCGGACCGGCGGTGGCGGCGTTCCTCAACGGCTGCGTGAAGCAGGGCCCCGATGGCAACCCGATCGTGCTCGGCACCTCCAGTTGGGGGAAGGGTGTGATCGTCGAATCGCCGTGGAACTACAGCATCCCACGGGTGTGCAACACCTGGACCGTGCAGGTCATGGAAGCCTGCGGCTGCGAGGTGCATC comes from Luteolibacter sp. LG18 and encodes:
- a CDS encoding phosphopantothenoylcysteine decarboxylase, which produces MNVLVTAGPTREPIDPVRYLSNRSSGKMGYALAHAFAHEGHRVLLISGPTSQPLPDHVDYLPVTTAAEMHQAVSRHIGRMDIAIFAAAVADYTPVHAEPQKIKKTGDRLTLELVRTPDILGSARGAFGFTGTLVGFAAETEALEENARKKLASKGCDLVIANDVSKPGIGFDSDRNEVLLVYPDQSVALPAEDKVHLANHLAEAILELAAGKADR
- a CDS encoding inositol monophosphatase family protein, yielding MTDLELAVHAALEAGKLLRSHFGQDAVVDEATHHDIKLALDKQSQELITEILLGSRPDDALYGEEGLAGNQESSRQWIVDPIDGTVNYYYGIPHFCVSIALRVNGEITVGVIHDPMVGETWTAVKGGPPMLNGRVISSSPRTDLEEAILFVGCGKDGDALTIGLERFKKASLRARKMRMMGSAALGMAYIACGRLDGYIESRISLWDIAAGKLIVEAAGGSVDLNPVPGKPDVWSIVATNGKIPIAEIL
- the ispF gene encoding 2-C-methyl-D-erythritol 2,4-cyclodiphosphate synthase yields the protein MVGIGYDVHRFKEGRPLVLGGVTIPHTHGLDGHSDADVLSHALADAVLGALGQPDIGFFFPPGDPACAGISSLKILEKCRELAAEAGVSIINVDATLVAEAPKVLPHREAMRENIAAALGIPAQRVGIKATTNETMGFVGRREGIAAMAVAQVA
- a CDS encoding FKBP-type peptidyl-prolyl cis-trans isomerase; protein product: MKNARKLAIGAAGLLLAASSLSLAEPTMPETPADVKAAPAEAEKTASGLASKVLTKGTGTEHPSASDTVTVHYSGWTTDGKLFDSSVKRGEPTSFPLNGVIKGWTEGVQLMVAGEKRRFWIPADLAYGENPGGGRPGGTLVFDIELISIKQAPKAPKDVAAAPADAEKTASGIATKVTAKGTGKDHPKDIDTVKVHLNLWGADGQLVNSTSEQGEPADIPLDALRIGGMAEGLKLMVVGEKRTIWIPIKVAFGDTPPPGVPAGGLVVEAELVGITPGVEPPAAPADVKAAPADAEKTASGLASKVITKGTGTDHPKASDTVTVHYSGWTTDGKLFDSSVKRGTPASFPLTGVIKGWTEGVQLMVPGEKRRFWIPADLAYGENPGGGRPGGLLVFDIELIKIGQ
- a CDS encoding rhodanese-like domain-containing protein, with product MTGPSFRLLAAVAVASLVSCGHKHRPAPKPVAKPAAVVKPAAPARGRVAVIDMSTLFTLQQGGKVLVFDVRPSFVNAFGHLPGAINWPRYSFDEAYARHEPEIKAALAADKMVVLYCTDAACPDSRAVAERLADKGFTVSVLEGGYNAWKDAGMPVE
- a CDS encoding pyrimidine/purine nucleoside phosphorylase — translated: MSTPSFSNVTVDAKANVYFDGKVVSHTVRFDDGTKKTVGLIYAGEYHFGTGAPERMEIIAGECSVVLDGTSETLKVAAGSHFDVAGNSGFTITVAEGICEYVCSFLEA
- a CDS encoding DUF2459 domain-containing protein → MTAVWALLPCVALAFSSCIRIPVSTGTKRVEVAAVSAATPKKVAAPAPQRDPDVLVWMIADNLHTGMVFEYDWLLENGFRPPVGFPKAKYVTMSWGNREAYLKKAWLTPWQAVRALCWPSPSVMEIIPFNYNVVDVCHYQHVWKKLVPRDRGPAVAAFLNGCVKQGPDGNPIVLGTSSWGKGVIVESPWNYSIPRVCNTWTVQVMEACGCEVHPWGAMTEGGVVKQAESRKNGFQKIWDAYDKEDGKE